One segment of Acidovorax sp. DW039 DNA contains the following:
- a CDS encoding RnfABCDGE type electron transport complex subunit B: MARRIDAALPQTQCTRCGYPDCASYAQAVAISEAEINQCPPGGAEGVQRLAAITGRSALPLNEAVHGPESFRTVAFIDEQWCIGCTLCLKACPTDAIVGANKLMHTVIETYCTGCELCVPVCPVDCIQLENASGQQTGWNVWSVELAQQARERYQTHKLRQRNGSEDEEGAPSTESTEPAAIHTEAANPLPAGSVDDGGAAARKAAIAAALAKARQKLSS, encoded by the coding sequence TTGGCTCGCCGCATTGATGCCGCATTGCCCCAGACCCAATGTACCCGCTGCGGCTACCCCGACTGCGCCAGCTACGCGCAAGCGGTGGCCATCTCAGAGGCTGAGATCAACCAGTGCCCTCCCGGCGGCGCGGAAGGTGTGCAGCGTTTGGCAGCCATCACCGGGCGCTCCGCCCTGCCGCTCAACGAAGCTGTTCATGGGCCTGAGTCATTTCGAACCGTGGCTTTCATTGATGAACAATGGTGCATAGGATGCACGCTTTGTTTGAAGGCCTGCCCCACGGATGCCATTGTGGGTGCCAACAAGCTCATGCATACGGTGATTGAAACCTATTGCACCGGCTGCGAACTGTGCGTCCCGGTCTGCCCGGTGGATTGCATTCAATTGGAAAACGCCAGCGGCCAACAGACGGGGTGGAATGTCTGGAGCGTTGAGCTTGCCCAGCAGGCGCGCGAAAGGTACCAGACACATAAGCTGCGCCAGCGAAACGGCTCTGAGGACGAAGAGGGAGCCCCGTCCACGGAAAGCACTGAACCCGCGGCTATTCACACCGAGGCAGCAAACCCTCTGCCAGCCGGTTCTGTGGATGATGGGGGAGCGGCAGCACGCAAAGCAGCGATTGCTGCGGCCTTGGCTAAGGCTCGTCAAAAGCTCTCTAGCTGA
- the phaZ gene encoding polyhydroxyalkanoate depolymerase yields MLYQIYETQRSLMEPFADFAQAASKLFSNPLSPFNQVPMAQRLSAGYDLLYRLGKDYEKPTFDIPSVDVDGVGVAIHERVEVNKPFCELRRFKRFSDDPATLTKIKGQPVVLIVAPLSGHYATLLRDTVRTMLKDHKVYITDWKNARLVPLEDGEFHLDDYVNYVQEFIRYLQGIYGNCHVISVCQPTVPVLAAVSLMASRGETTPLTMTMMGGPIDARKSPTAVNNLAMNRSFEWFENNVIYRVPDNFPGAGRRVYPGFLQHTGFVAMNPDRHANSHYDYFKNLIKGDDASAEAHRKFYDEYNAVLDMDADYYLETIKTVFQDFQLVHGTWDVRSPEGKVERVRPQDIKTTALFTVEGELDDISGSGQTEAAHDLCTGIVRKEQRHLEAKGAGHYGIFSGRRWREIVYPQVKAFILEHQPAQPAAHKPAASKAAATRSGAAAPAAVEPSAATTVTAAPTARTRRAARKA; encoded by the coding sequence ATGCTCTACCAGATCTACGAAACCCAGCGCTCTTTGATGGAGCCTTTTGCTGACTTTGCGCAAGCAGCGTCCAAGTTGTTCAGCAATCCCCTGTCGCCCTTCAATCAGGTGCCCATGGCCCAGCGTCTGTCTGCGGGCTACGATCTGCTTTACCGCCTGGGCAAAGACTACGAAAAGCCCACTTTCGACATCCCCAGTGTGGATGTGGACGGCGTGGGTGTAGCCATCCACGAACGCGTGGAGGTGAACAAACCGTTTTGCGAATTGCGCCGGTTCAAGCGCTTCTCCGATGACCCAGCCACCCTGACCAAGATCAAGGGCCAGCCCGTAGTGCTGATCGTGGCGCCCTTGTCGGGCCACTACGCCACGCTGTTGCGGGACACGGTGCGCACCATGCTCAAGGACCACAAGGTCTACATCACCGACTGGAAAAATGCCCGCCTCGTCCCCCTGGAAGATGGTGAATTCCATCTGGACGACTATGTGAACTACGTGCAGGAATTCATTCGCTACCTGCAAGGCATCTATGGCAACTGCCATGTCATCAGCGTGTGTCAGCCCACCGTGCCGGTGCTGGCAGCCGTTTCGTTGATGGCCAGCCGTGGCGAGACGACGCCCCTGACCATGACCATGATGGGTGGACCTATCGATGCCCGCAAGTCCCCCACGGCCGTGAACAACCTGGCCATGAATCGCAGCTTTGAGTGGTTCGAGAACAACGTCATTTACCGTGTTCCGGACAACTTCCCCGGCGCTGGCCGACGTGTATACCCCGGCTTCTTGCAGCACACAGGCTTTGTGGCCATGAATCCCGACCGCCACGCCAACAGCCACTACGACTACTTCAAGAACCTCATCAAGGGTGATGACGCCAGCGCTGAGGCCCACCGCAAGTTCTACGACGAGTACAACGCGGTGCTGGACATGGATGCGGATTACTACCTGGAAACGATCAAGACCGTATTCCAGGATTTCCAACTGGTTCACGGCACCTGGGATGTTCGCTCGCCCGAGGGCAAGGTAGAACGTGTTCGCCCGCAGGACATCAAGACCACTGCCCTTTTCACGGTAGAGGGCGAACTGGATGACATCTCCGGCTCGGGGCAGACCGAGGCGGCTCATGACCTTTGCACAGGGATCGTGCGCAAGGAGCAACGCCATCTGGAAGCCAAGGGCGCCGGCCACTACGGCATTTTCAGCGGCCGTCGCTGGCGCGAGATTGTCTATCCCCAGGTCAAGGCATTCATCCTGGAGCACCAGCCTGCGCAGCCAGCGGCTCACAAACCCGCTGCCAGCAAGGCCGCAGCTACGCGTTCAGGGGCTGCGGCTCCTGCAGCTGTCGAGCCCTCTGCGGCAACGACGGTCACTGCTGCCCCCACCGCCCGCACCCGCCGTGCGGCGCGTAAGGCTTGA
- a CDS encoding (p)ppGpp synthetase, which translates to MAQIPVELEENQFRVFYAQRHDQLKAACEQVMRALELLLKAAPGLDISKVEGRVKDVDECIRKFRRKYRAALEERNTPYEIQHWITDLIGVRVVCLYEDELEKVAQLVRSHFDVIEVTDKVAAVESTETEFGYKGLHMDLRFNATQAALSENQAAALWPFELQIRTIIQDSWSVLDHKIKYKKSIPSQLKRRINVLSALFELADREFLQIRDATAAELLQAPDETATSSADPGEPEVPRPSRQPQAGSELNAFTFLKIANHFFKDFDFEPGKVDSFVADIQTWQPGMTRSQFNELLRHTIGTVKRYKQHFEEQNPQGSFNPFTVIRHCLYLGQKTQFRPALRNAAREAFEAWLQENPV; encoded by the coding sequence ATGGCCCAGATTCCTGTCGAGTTGGAAGAGAACCAGTTTCGCGTCTTCTATGCGCAAAGGCACGATCAGCTGAAGGCTGCGTGCGAGCAGGTCATGCGTGCGCTGGAGTTGTTGCTGAAGGCAGCGCCGGGGCTGGACATCTCCAAGGTGGAAGGCCGCGTCAAGGACGTAGACGAGTGCATTCGCAAGTTCCGCCGCAAGTACCGGGCGGCGCTGGAAGAGCGCAATACGCCGTACGAGATCCAGCACTGGATCACCGACCTGATTGGCGTGCGCGTGGTGTGTCTGTATGAAGATGAGCTGGAAAAAGTCGCCCAGCTGGTGCGTTCACACTTTGACGTGATTGAGGTGACAGACAAGGTGGCTGCCGTAGAAAGCACCGAAACGGAGTTTGGCTACAAGGGGCTGCACATGGACCTGCGCTTCAATGCGACGCAGGCTGCCCTTTCAGAGAATCAAGCAGCCGCCCTGTGGCCGTTTGAGTTGCAGATTCGCACCATCATCCAGGACTCATGGAGCGTTCTGGACCACAAGATCAAGTACAAAAAATCCATTCCCAGCCAGCTCAAGCGCCGTATCAATGTGCTGTCAGCCCTGTTTGAGCTGGCCGATCGTGAGTTTCTGCAGATCCGCGATGCCACAGCGGCCGAACTGCTGCAGGCGCCAGACGAAACCGCCACCTCTTCAGCAGACCCGGGCGAACCGGAGGTTCCGCGGCCCAGCAGACAACCCCAGGCTGGCAGCGAACTCAACGCGTTCACTTTCCTCAAGATCGCCAACCACTTCTTCAAGGATTTCGACTTTGAACCCGGCAAGGTAGACAGCTTTGTTGCCGATATTCAGACGTGGCAGCCTGGAATGACGCGATCGCAGTTCAACGAGCTGCTGCGTCACACGATCGGCACCGTCAAGCGCTACAAGCAGCACTTTGAGGAGCAGAACCCCCAGGGCTCCTTCAACCCGTTCACGGTGATCCGCCATTGCCTTTATCTAGGGCAGAAGACCCAGTTCCGCCCCGCTCTGCGCAATGCGGCTCGTGAGGCTTTTGAAGCGTGGCTACAGGAAAATCCGGTTTGA
- a CDS encoding EAL domain-containing protein produces the protein MPPAQEKNPSASSPAVFQRRWSWVLAPVLSLVMLGLTYAHWSSEERNSRERRDLNFQVAAERMAYNLADRMATYELVLRGTRGYFEGSERIDRDEFRAYVESLQLRETRPGLKGISLILKLSAAALPAHVQDMRQRGFPDYTVRPAGDRATYATVTHIEPLDAENQRVLGLDILTLTPAKEALERATDSGQLALTGVLTLAQDGPAGGPKGLVMYLPIYAPGAPLETVQQRRAALRGWVSAPFHLADVIAGLSREWDADIGLDVFDGDAMEGGQPLYTDARLEHGQAKRQLVRPLQLGGRTWNLRMVPLPAFEERYEYETHHLSALIGAALSIVLGWFAWLLATARARAEALAYAMTSELRTARDELASTLHAIPDLLMEIGPDGRISYCRSGHLAPLASAAHSFVGLRLEDIVQPEAAAGCRAAIQAATSNGYSAGQQFYLDVQGHTYWFELSIARKPGDEPGQPPSFIALSRDITERKKAEARSHQLAYFDALTELPNRRMLLDRMEQALAAAQKSGHIGAVIFVDLDNFKQINDARGHTVGDVLLKQVAQRLHGLLRPGDTVARLSGDEFVMLVGQLGVDIESAGRAALLVAETVRAALEVPYNIHTHLYSSTSSIGITLFPKQAEGAEDLLREADTAMYRAKDMGRNRIRFYEAAMQADVQERLALEQDLKKATTEGQLAVFVQSQVDSAGKVVGGELLMRWQHPERGNVPPSRFIPVAESSGLILRMGDWMIGKACEALAKLQAKGQFITISVNVSERQFRQEDFVDRIRNVLASTGARPELLILEVTESLLIENLDDTIARMTELVRLGLRFSIDDFGTGYSSLAYLKRLPLFELKIDKSFVQDAPDDPSDTAIVQSILAVAGHLQLRVVAEGVETRAQADFLIENQCECLQGYLFGRPQPLDTWIESQVAGG, from the coding sequence ATGCCACCTGCCCAGGAAAAAAATCCGTCTGCCAGTTCGCCAGCCGTTTTCCAGCGACGCTGGAGTTGGGTGCTGGCGCCGGTCCTGTCGTTGGTCATGCTGGGGTTGACCTACGCACACTGGAGCAGTGAAGAGCGCAACAGTCGGGAAAGGCGTGATCTCAACTTTCAGGTAGCCGCCGAGCGCATGGCGTACAACCTTGCCGATCGCATGGCCACCTACGAGCTGGTATTGCGCGGCACGCGGGGTTACTTTGAAGGCTCCGAGCGCATCGACCGGGATGAGTTTCGGGCTTATGTCGAATCCCTTCAGCTGCGCGAGACGAGGCCTGGCCTCAAAGGGATTTCACTCATCCTGAAGCTGTCGGCCGCCGCTTTGCCAGCGCATGTTCAGGACATGCGACAACGCGGATTTCCAGACTACACGGTGCGCCCAGCAGGGGATCGGGCCACCTATGCCACCGTTACCCATATCGAACCGCTGGATGCTGAAAACCAGCGGGTGTTGGGTCTGGACATCCTGACCCTCACGCCTGCGAAAGAGGCCCTGGAGCGCGCGACGGACTCCGGGCAACTGGCACTCACGGGCGTGCTCACACTGGCGCAGGATGGCCCTGCGGGCGGTCCCAAGGGGCTGGTGATGTACCTCCCCATCTACGCCCCTGGAGCACCGCTCGAAACCGTGCAACAGCGCCGCGCAGCCTTGCGGGGCTGGGTGTCGGCTCCGTTCCATCTGGCCGATGTGATTGCCGGACTCTCGCGCGAATGGGATGCCGACATCGGTCTGGATGTGTTTGACGGGGATGCTATGGAAGGGGGGCAGCCCCTGTACACCGACGCCAGACTGGAGCATGGTCAGGCCAAACGCCAGTTGGTGCGCCCTTTGCAGTTGGGTGGTCGCACCTGGAATCTCCGCATGGTGCCCCTGCCTGCCTTTGAGGAGCGGTACGAATACGAAACGCACCACCTCTCCGCATTGATTGGCGCCGCACTCAGCATCGTGCTTGGCTGGTTTGCCTGGCTGCTTGCCACGGCGCGCGCGCGGGCTGAGGCGCTGGCTTATGCCATGACCTCAGAGTTGCGCACTGCACGGGATGAACTGGCAAGCACCCTGCACGCCATTCCAGACCTGTTGATGGAAATTGGGCCTGATGGGCGCATTTCCTACTGCCGCAGCGGTCACCTTGCGCCATTGGCCAGCGCAGCGCACAGCTTCGTGGGCTTGCGGCTGGAAGATATCGTCCAGCCCGAGGCTGCTGCAGGTTGCCGCGCAGCCATCCAGGCCGCAACGAGCAACGGGTATTCGGCAGGGCAGCAGTTCTATTTGGATGTGCAGGGGCACACCTACTGGTTTGAACTATCCATAGCGCGCAAGCCAGGCGATGAGCCAGGTCAACCACCCAGTTTCATTGCGCTGTCGCGAGACATCACCGAGCGCAAGAAGGCGGAGGCAAGGTCTCACCAGCTGGCCTATTTTGATGCGCTGACCGAGCTGCCCAACCGCCGCATGCTGCTGGACCGGATGGAGCAGGCCCTGGCGGCGGCACAAAAGTCTGGCCACATCGGGGCGGTGATCTTTGTAGACCTCGACAACTTCAAGCAGATCAATGATGCACGCGGGCACACCGTGGGGGATGTCCTGCTCAAGCAGGTGGCCCAGCGCCTGCACGGCCTGCTACGCCCCGGAGACACCGTGGCCCGGCTCAGCGGTGATGAATTTGTGATGCTGGTGGGGCAGTTGGGGGTGGATATTGAAAGCGCCGGGCGTGCCGCATTGCTGGTGGCAGAGACCGTGCGAGCAGCGCTGGAAGTGCCCTACAACATCCACACCCATCTCTACAGCAGCACCAGCAGCATCGGCATCACACTGTTCCCCAAACAGGCGGAAGGGGCAGAAGACCTACTGCGCGAAGCGGATACGGCCATGTACCGGGCCAAAGACATGGGCCGCAATCGCATCCGCTTCTACGAAGCGGCCATGCAGGCAGATGTGCAGGAGCGATTGGCACTGGAGCAAGACCTCAAGAAAGCCACCACCGAAGGGCAGCTGGCGGTGTTCGTGCAGTCGCAGGTGGATTCGGCAGGCAAGGTCGTGGGCGGGGAGTTGCTGATGCGCTGGCAACACCCTGAGCGGGGCAACGTGCCGCCCAGCCGGTTCATTCCGGTAGCAGAATCCTCAGGCCTCATCCTCCGAATGGGCGACTGGATGATTGGCAAGGCGTGCGAAGCGCTGGCCAAACTGCAAGCCAAAGGCCAGTTCATCACCATTTCGGTCAACGTGAGTGAGCGGCAGTTCCGGCAAGAGGATTTTGTGGACCGCATCCGCAATGTGCTGGCATCGACGGGAGCCAGGCCAGAGCTGCTGATCCTGGAAGTTACCGAGAGCCTGCTGATCGAAAACCTGGACGACACGATTGCCCGCATGACAGAGCTGGTGCGGCTGGGTCTGCGCTTTTCCATCGATGACTTCGGCACGGGCTACTCCAGCCTTGCCTACCTCAAACGCCTGCCGCTCTTTGAGCTGAAGATCGACAAGAGCTTTGTGCAGGACGCCCCCGATGATCCGAGTGATACAGCCATCGTGCAGTCAATTCTGGCGGTGGCCGGACACCTGCAGCTGCGGGTGGTGGCAGAAGGTGTGGAAACCCGGGCCCAGGCCGACTTCCTGATCGAGAACCAGTGCGAGTGCCTGCAAGGCTACCTGTTCGGCCGCCCGCAGCCCTTGGATACCTGGATCGAAAGCCAGGTGGCTGGCGGGTAA
- the dusA gene encoding tRNA dihydrouridine(20/20a) synthase DusA encodes MMDWTDRHCRYFHRLLTRHTLLYTEMVNAGGILFGGTERHLRHNAEEHPVALQLGGNEPDKLAQAAKLGEQWGYDEINLNCGCPSDRVQRGAFGASLMKAPQVVADCVKAMKDVVQVPVTVKHRIGIDKDESYSFVRDFIGTVADAGCTVFIVHARNAWLQGLSPKENRDIPPLRYEVVHQLKADFPQFTIAINGGITTDAVVQEQLQHLDGVMIGREAYHNPWWLAQWDALYYGGQPCALSREDVELAMVEYMEREAAQHGTPWAHIARHMLGLRHGLPGARIWRQVWSNHLLKDRPAREVYQHAQQAVAESLAHHREH; translated from the coding sequence ATGATGGACTGGACTGACCGCCACTGCCGCTACTTTCATCGCCTGCTGACACGCCACACCCTGCTCTACACCGAGATGGTGAACGCGGGCGGCATCCTGTTTGGGGGGACCGAGCGGCACCTGCGCCACAACGCGGAAGAGCACCCCGTGGCCCTGCAGTTGGGGGGCAACGAGCCCGACAAGCTGGCGCAGGCCGCCAAGCTGGGTGAGCAATGGGGCTATGACGAAATCAACCTCAACTGCGGCTGCCCCAGCGACCGCGTGCAGCGTGGTGCCTTTGGTGCCAGTCTGATGAAAGCCCCGCAGGTGGTGGCCGACTGCGTGAAAGCCATGAAGGACGTGGTGCAGGTGCCTGTCACCGTCAAACACCGCATTGGTATCGACAAGGACGAGAGCTATAGCTTTGTGCGCGACTTCATCGGCACGGTGGCGGATGCTGGTTGCACGGTATTCATCGTGCATGCCCGCAATGCCTGGCTGCAGGGCCTGAGCCCGAAGGAAAACCGCGACATTCCGCCCCTGCGCTACGAGGTGGTGCACCAGCTCAAAGCGGACTTTCCGCAGTTCACCATCGCCATCAATGGCGGCATCACCACCGATGCGGTGGTGCAAGAGCAATTGCAGCACCTGGATGGCGTGATGATTGGGCGCGAGGCCTACCACAACCCCTGGTGGCTGGCGCAGTGGGATGCGCTGTACTACGGCGGGCAGCCCTGCGCCCTGAGCCGGGAGGACGTGGAACTGGCCATGGTGGAGTACATGGAGCGCGAGGCTGCCCAGCACGGCACGCCGTGGGCGCACATCGCCCGCCACATGCTGGGCCTGCGCCATGGTTTGCCGGGTGCCCGCATCTGGCGGCAGGTGTGGAGCAACCACCTGCTCAAGGATCGCCCCGCGCGGGAGGTGTACCAGCACGCCCAGCAGGCGGTGGCCGAATCGCTGGCGCACCACCGCGAACACTGA
- a CDS encoding lysophospholipid acyltransferase family protein, protein MHHTIFDTPVVNTLLRAFSMATLRLTGWKVEGSLPANAHKSVLIAAPHTSNWDLPYTLMLAFSLRLRVYWMGKHSLFKGPFGPVMRWLGGVPVNRQQANNLVASSAQAMRDAKGPMQLIVPPEGTRGKTRHWKTGFYYIAQQAGVPIVLAFVDYGRKVGGLGPVFEPTGDIDRDMAAIKAFYAPIRGKNPTQFEA, encoded by the coding sequence ATGCATCACACCATTTTTGACACGCCGGTGGTCAACACTTTGCTGCGCGCCTTTTCCATGGCCACACTGCGCCTGACGGGGTGGAAGGTCGAGGGCAGCCTGCCTGCCAACGCCCACAAAAGCGTGCTGATTGCCGCCCCGCACACCAGCAACTGGGATCTGCCCTACACGCTGATGCTGGCTTTTTCGCTGCGGCTGCGGGTGTACTGGATGGGCAAGCACAGCCTGTTCAAAGGGCCCTTCGGCCCCGTCATGCGCTGGCTTGGCGGGGTGCCGGTGAACCGGCAGCAGGCCAATAACCTCGTGGCATCGTCCGCCCAGGCCATGCGCGACGCCAAGGGCCCCATGCAGCTCATCGTGCCGCCCGAGGGCACCCGGGGCAAGACGCGGCACTGGAAAACCGGCTTCTACTACATTGCCCAGCAGGCGGGCGTGCCGATTGTTCTGGCCTTTGTGGACTATGGGCGCAAGGTGGGGGGACTGGGCCCCGTGTTCGAGCCCACGGGAGACATTGACCGCGACATGGCGGCCATCAAGGCGTTCTATGCCCCCATTCGCGGCAAAAACCCCACTCAGTTTGAAGCTTGA
- a CDS encoding Lrp/AsnC family transcriptional regulator — MTPSLDDTDRQLLSLLQANAREGTAQLARRLGLARTTVVARIARLERAGVVAGYGVRLGPAMDAGSVRAWCSISVLPRTAPAVLQALERMPEVEEVSAVSGPFDYLVFLRCPSHERLDALLDTLGQLDGVRQTQTSIVLSRKLDRRSAGA; from the coding sequence ATGACCCCTTCTCTGGACGACACCGACCGGCAATTGCTGAGCCTGCTGCAGGCCAATGCCCGTGAGGGCACCGCGCAACTGGCCCGCCGCCTGGGGCTGGCGCGCACCACAGTGGTGGCGCGCATAGCCCGGCTGGAGCGTGCGGGCGTGGTGGCGGGTTACGGCGTACGCCTGGGCCCGGCGATGGATGCAGGCAGTGTGCGTGCCTGGTGCAGCATCAGCGTGCTGCCGCGCACTGCACCTGCCGTGCTGCAGGCGCTGGAGCGCATGCCCGAGGTGGAGGAAGTCTCGGCCGTGAGCGGGCCGTTTGATTACCTGGTGTTTCTGCGTTGCCCCAGCCATGAGCGGCTGGATGCCTTGCTGGACACGCTGGGCCAGCTCGACGGCGTGCGCCAGACCCAGACCAGCATTGTGCTGAGCCGCAAGCTGGACCGGCGCAGCGCGGGCGCATGA
- a CDS encoding saccharopine dehydrogenase C-terminal domain-containing protein: MPTLPVSVANLNPAPGLRSVCILGAGHIGFAMALMLQQGGGYQLTVADRDADRLRAVTALGIATRHIQHADDLKAAVAGQYAVLNALPYHQAVTVATLCAAEDVHYFDLTEDVQSTHAIQALAATGQGGAAATSVLMPQCGLAPGFIGIVGHDLARRFEQLHTLRMRVGALPRYPQGALRYNLTWSTEGLINEYCNPCEAIVDGVRTTVPALEGLETFSLDGVEYEAFNTSGGLGMLTHTLMGRARQVDYQSIRYPGHCAILKLLLNDLRLRERRDLLKDILENAVPTTDQDVIVIFATATGLQGGKLVQHSYSARILGAEVGGHRLSAIQRTTAAGICTALDLVAQGRLPAQGFVGQEAVSLPDFLGNRFGAVYAVDEVPLLNAAMV; this comes from the coding sequence ATGCCCACCCTGCCTGTTTCTGTGGCTAATCTGAATCCCGCCCCCGGCTTGCGCAGCGTTTGCATTCTGGGCGCAGGCCACATTGGCTTTGCCATGGCCTTGATGCTGCAGCAGGGCGGCGGCTACCAGCTCACCGTGGCTGATCGTGATGCCGACAGGCTCCGCGCCGTGACGGCCCTGGGCATTGCAACCCGGCATATTCAGCATGCCGACGACCTGAAAGCTGCCGTGGCGGGTCAGTACGCCGTGCTCAATGCCTTGCCCTACCACCAGGCCGTGACGGTGGCCACGCTGTGTGCAGCGGAGGATGTGCATTACTTTGACCTGACGGAGGATGTGCAGAGCACCCACGCGATTCAGGCGCTGGCCGCCACGGGGCAGGGTGGGGCGGCCGCCACCAGCGTGCTCATGCCGCAATGCGGGCTGGCCCCGGGCTTCATTGGCATCGTGGGGCACGATCTGGCCCGGCGGTTTGAGCAGCTGCATACGCTGCGCATGCGGGTGGGGGCGCTGCCGCGCTACCCCCAGGGAGCTCTGCGCTACAACCTGACCTGGAGCACCGAAGGCCTCATCAACGAATACTGCAACCCTTGCGAAGCGATTGTGGATGGCGTGCGCACCACTGTGCCTGCACTGGAAGGGCTGGAGACCTTTTCACTCGACGGTGTGGAGTACGAGGCGTTCAACACCTCGGGCGGGCTGGGCATGCTCACCCACACGCTCATGGGCCGCGCGCGGCAGGTGGATTACCAGTCCATTCGCTATCCCGGCCACTGCGCCATCCTCAAGCTGCTGCTCAACGACTTGCGCCTGCGCGAACGGCGCGATCTGCTCAAGGACATTCTGGAAAACGCGGTGCCCACCACCGATCAGGACGTGATCGTCATCTTTGCCACGGCCACGGGCCTGCAGGGCGGCAAGCTGGTGCAGCACTCGTACTCCGCTCGCATCCTGGGGGCGGAAGTAGGGGGACACCGCCTGAGCGCCATCCAGCGCACCACGGCGGCCGGGATTTGCACCGCGCTTGATCTGGTAGCCCAGGGACGTTTGCCTGCGCAGGGCTTTGTCGGGCAAGAGGCGGTGAGCCTGCCGGACTTTCTGGGCAACCGCTTTGGCGCGGTGTATGCAGTGGATGAGGTGCCGTTGCTTAATGCAGCAATGGTGTGA